The following proteins come from a genomic window of Caldisericia bacterium:
- a CDS encoding iron-sulfur cluster assembly scaffold protein: protein MYLFGEKFVDHFLNPRNVGEIENPDSIGIVEEEKGGGKIIFYIKVNGDRIIDIKYKILGCPSAISSASLISESFIGATLEECLKIDINFLKNNFGDLSQDVLYCGNLSIEAFKNAIINFLKKEEKND from the coding sequence ATGTATTTATTTGGAGAAAAATTTGTAGATCACTTTTTAAATCCAAGAAATGTTGGAGAGATTGAGAATCCAGATTCTATTGGTATAGTAGAAGAGGAAAAAGGCGGAGGCAAAATTATTTTTTATATAAAGGTTAATGGAGATAGAATTATTGATATTAAGTATAAAATTTTAGGATGTCCATCAGCAATCAGTAGTGCGAGTTTAATTTCAGAAAGTTTTATAGGAGCGACATTAGAAGAGTGTTTAAAAATTGATATAAATTTTTTAAAAAATAATTTTGGAGATTTATCTCAAGACGTTCTTTATTGTGGAAATTTATCAATTGAAGCATTTAAGAATGCAATTATTAATTTCTTAAAAAAGGAGGAAAAGAATGATTGA
- a CDS encoding iron-sulfur cluster assembly protein: protein MIDREKVIEVLKGIYDPEIPINIWDLGLVYKLDINENNDIYILMTLTFAGCPIGSYLINKVEEELKKIENVNNVKVELTFDPPWTPDRINEEVKKELGI from the coding sequence ATGATTGATAGAGAAAAAGTAATTGAAGTTTTAAAAGGAATATATGATCCAGAGATACCAATAAATATTTGGGATCTTGGACTTGTATATAAACTTGATATAAATGAAAATAACGATATTTATATTTTAATGACACTTACATTTGCAGGTTGTCCTATTGGAAGTTATCTTATAAATAAGGTTGAAGAAGAGTTGAAAAAAATTGAAAATGTTAACAATGTAAAAGTTGAATTAACATTTGATCCTCCATGGACACCAGATAGAATAAATGAAGAGGTAAAAAAAGAGTTAGGAATTTAA
- a CDS encoding cysteine desulfurase family protein produces the protein MKRIYLDNATTTRVDDEVLKEINYYYTEIYGVPSSIFSHREGLLAKEKVESTRELISKKINKKEGEIIFTSGGTEGNNIIIKGVSNKLKEKGNHLITSPIEHLSVLNVMKFLEKKGFQISYVRVDKNGFVDLDELKKLIKKDTILISIQHVNQETGVIQNIEEIGKIAKEKEVLFHVDSSLGFPFLDVDVEKMNIDFLTITAHKFHGPKGVGAIYIRDLNKLKPIMHGGYNEFNLRPGTENVPLIAGLGKAIEIFNKEDYKRINELRLYLLEKIKNEISDIRINTPIEKSHSGILNITFYFVEGESIVLRMDMVGVSLITGSACYSKSLEASHVLLAMGLSHEDAHGSIRFSLSKYNTKEEIDYVVEELKKTIKFLRDLSPLKREN, from the coding sequence ATGAAAAGAATATATCTTGATAATGCAACAACAACAAGGGTTGATGATGAGGTTTTAAAAGAGATAAACTATTATTATACAGAGATTTATGGTGTTCCATCTTCAATTTTTAGTCATAGAGAAGGTCTTTTGGCAAAAGAAAAAGTGGAAAGCACAAGAGAGTTAATTTCAAAAAAGATAAATAAAAAAGAGGGTGAAATAATTTTCACTTCAGGTGGAACTGAAGGAAATAATATTATTATAAAAGGAGTGAGTAATAAACTTAAAGAAAAGGGAAATCACTTGATAACCTCTCCGATAGAACACCTTTCAGTTTTAAATGTAATGAAGTTCCTTGAAAAGAAAGGATTTCAAATTTCATATGTTAGAGTTGACAAAAATGGTTTTGTAGATTTAGATGAATTAAAAAAACTAATTAAAAAAGATACCATTTTAATTTCAATTCAACATGTAAATCAAGAAACAGGTGTCATTCAAAATATTGAAGAGATTGGAAAAATTGCAAAAGAAAAAGAAGTTTTATTTCATGTTGATAGTTCTCTTGGTTTTCCATTTTTAGATGTTGATGTAGAGAAAATGAATATCGATTTTTTAACTATTACAGCCCATAAATTTCATGGTCCAAAAGGAGTTGGGGCAATTTACATAAGAGATTTGAATAAACTTAAACCTATTATGCATGGTGGATACAATGAATTTAACTTAAGACCAGGAACAGAAAATGTGCCTTTGATTGCTGGTTTAGGAAAAGCAATAGAAATCTTTAATAAAGAAGATTATAAAAGAATTAATGAGTTAAGATTATATTTACTTGAAAAAATTAAAAATGAAATTTCAGATATAAGGATTAATACACCAATTGAAAAATCTCATTCAGGAATTTTAAATATAACATTTTATTTTGTTGAAGGAGAATCTATTGTTTTACGAATGGATATGGTGGGAGTTTCTCTTATAACTGGTTCTGCATGTTATAGTAAATCTCTTGAAGCAAGCCATGTTTTACTTGCTATGGGTTTATCACATGAAGATGCACATGGTTCAATTAGATTTTCTCTTTCAAAATACAATACAAAAGAAGAAATTGATTATGTGGTTGAAGAATTGAAAAAAACAATTAAATTTTTAAGAGACCTTAGTCCTCTTAAAAGGGAGAATTAA
- a CDS encoding iron-sulfur cluster assembly scaffold protein: MSMPYSKKVIELFLNPKNVGEIENPDGFATEGSPACGDMVSVYIKVDKETQRIVDIKFKSFGCASNIATASIVTEMVKGKTIEEAKKITWKEVVDELGGLPPIKLHCSILAVDALQAAITNYEEKMGIQKEKVPTDENLIRKRLRHVIDPNTGKEIIGSGVVKKIEIKDGIINIELNMSELNQFANSIKEEIQEKLKYRWDVKEVNVKFSD; the protein is encoded by the coding sequence ATGTCAATGCCATATTCTAAAAAAGTTATTGAACTTTTTTTAAACCCAAAAAATGTTGGTGAAATAGAAAATCCAGATGGTTTTGCAACAGAAGGTAGTCCTGCATGTGGAGATATGGTTTCTGTATATATAAAAGTTGATAAAGAAACTCAAAGAATTGTAGATATAAAGTTTAAATCTTTTGGATGTGCATCAAATATAGCAACTGCATCAATTGTAACTGAGATGGTTAAAGGTAAAACTATTGAAGAAGCAAAGAAAATAACATGGAAAGAAGTTGTTGATGAGTTAGGTGGTCTCCCACCCATTAAACTTCATTGTTCAATACTTGCAGTTGATGCACTTCAAGCAGCAATAACAAATTATGAAGAGAAAATGGGAATTCAGAAAGAAAAGGTTCCAACAGATGAAAATTTAATTAGAAAAAGACTTAGACATGTTATTGACCCAAATACTGGGAAAGAAATTATTGGTAGTGGAGTTGTTAAAAAAATTGAGATAAAAGATGGAATTATAAATATCGAACTCAATATGAGCGAATTAAATCAATTTGCTAATTCAATAAAAGAAGAGATTCAAGAAAAATTAAAATATAGATGGGATGTAAAGGAGGTAAATGTAAAATTTTCAGATTAA
- a CDS encoding type II toxin-antitoxin system prevent-host-death family antitoxin: MLEFILATNLKKDLLEILDEVEKGRSYLIVKKGKPSAVLLNVEYYESLIETVKLLKDKEFLKEYLKIEED; the protein is encoded by the coding sequence ATGCTGGAGTTTATTTTAGCAACAAATTTAAAAAAAGATCTACTTGAGATTCTTGATGAAGTTGAAAAAGGAAGATCATATCTCATTGTTAAAAAGGGTAAACCTTCTGCTGTTCTTCTTAATGTAGAATATTATGAAAGTCTAATTGAAACTGTAAAACTTCTTAAAGATAAAGAATTTTTAAAAGAATATTTAAAAATTGAAGAAGATTAG
- a CDS encoding NTP transferase domain-containing protein: protein MKKIRLLLDNYYLSNEDVYKNGKVIYSTKINFNYFKFSLIILSARKFDKEKILKILNSFNQKEIYEYIFVVGKKEDKEWLIKNLNILNGKVILNPNPHDVLYTSIKLSLRAISERIDYICFHFSVLSEIKKETVKYLIERVIKSDKDIFIPIYLSKRGHPIIFKKEMKKILSSLRKEKGLPYILKNFKDRIEEIDVSDVGILK, encoded by the coding sequence TTGAAGAAGATTAGACTCCTTTTAGATAATTACTACTTGTCAAACGAAGATGTTTACAAAAATGGAAAAGTTATCTATTCTACAAAAATTAATTTTAATTATTTCAAATTTTCTTTAATAATCCTTTCAGCAAGAAAGTTTGATAAAGAGAAAATTTTAAAAATTTTAAATTCATTTAATCAAAAAGAAATTTATGAATATATCTTTGTTGTAGGAAAAAAGGAGGACAAAGAGTGGTTAATTAAAAATTTAAATATATTGAATGGAAAAGTCATTTTAAATCCCAATCCACATGATGTATTGTATACATCAATTAAACTCTCATTAAGAGCAATAAGTGAAAGAATAGATTATATCTGTTTTCATTTTTCAGTTTTGTCAGAAATTAAAAAAGAGACTGTTAAATATTTAATTGAAAGAGTTATAAAAAGTGATAAAGATATTTTTATTCCTATTTATCTTTCAAAAAGAGGACATCCTATCATTTTTAAAAAGGAAATGAAGAAAATTTTAAGTTCATTAAGAAAAGAAAAAGGACTTCCTTATATTTTAAAAAATTTCAAAGATAGAATAGAAGAGATTGATGTTAGTGATGTAGGAATTTTAAAATGA
- the xth gene encoding exodeoxyribonuclease III: protein MRIATWNINSIKLRIEYLIKLIKDYQIDVICLQETKISDENFPIEPFEKENLFVSYSGEGGRNGVAIISKLKPKFERIGFLDGEEDTERRLIAVKIEDKYFVSVYVPLGGPKSSERFFYKLRFFDRLKRYFNRFHKNDEKIFLCGDFNVALEEIDVYNPQELEGEIGFLKEEREKLKEFLDWGFYDSFRFIYPDKKEFSWWDYRWNSYEKNRGMRLDYIFITQTLIENLVDVILLKNYREIEKPSDHIPVIVSIK, encoded by the coding sequence ATGAGAATTGCAACATGGAATATAAATTCAATAAAATTAAGAATTGAATATTTAATTAAATTGATAAAAGATTATCAAATAGATGTAATTTGTCTTCAAGAAACAAAAATTAGTGACGAAAATTTTCCAATTGAACCTTTTGAAAAAGAGAATCTTTTTGTTTCTTATTCTGGTGAAGGTGGAAGAAATGGAGTTGCAATTATATCTAAATTAAAGCCAAAGTTCGAAAGAATTGGTTTTTTGGATGGAGAGGAGGATACTGAGAGAAGATTAATTGCTGTTAAAATAGAAGATAAATATTTTGTTAGTGTTTATGTGCCTCTTGGAGGACCAAAATCTTCAGAAAGATTTTTTTATAAATTAAGATTTTTTGATAGATTAAAAAGATATTTTAATAGATTCCACAAAAACGATGAAAAAATATTTCTTTGTGGAGATTTTAATGTAGCACTTGAAGAGATAGATGTGTATAACCCACAAGAACTTGAAGGAGAGATTGGATTTTTAAAAGAAGAGAGAGAAAAACTTAAAGAATTTTTGGATTGGGGATTTTATGATTCATTTAGGTTTATTTATCCAGATAAAAAAGAATTTTCTTGGTGGGATTATAGATGGAATTCATATGAAAAAAATCGAGGAATGAGACTTGATTATATATTTATAACACAAACCCTTATAGAAAATTTAGTGGATGTAATTTTATTAAAAAACTATAGAGAAATTGAAAAGCCATCAGATCACATTCCGGTTATAGTAAGTATAAAATGA
- a CDS encoding DUF4070 domain-containing protein: MYILSYVTFKKNITLIIADFIFISAMLVQKDSLDSILKRIKKFNKKIVAGGPLFTTAFVDYPDIDSIVIGEGELIMPQLIQDILNNELKHIYKQEEKPDLRFVPLPKWDLINFKNYASMSIQYSRGCPFDCEFCDIVLINGRIPRTKTPEQMIKEFDVLYEKKWRGSVFIVDDNFIGNKKNVKEMLKYLIDWQKEKHFPFNLFTETSINLTDDNELMDLMIEANFNKVFIGIETPDEESLKEANKIQNTKRNLIDDIKILQKRGFEVMGGFIIGFDNDDVSIFDKMKKFVQKSGIVTAMVGILNVLPETKLFYRLRKENRILNISSGNNTDFLVNFIPKRLSKEKLIEGYKNIINDLYSYKEFYQRVWNFIKNYKPKNKHKICLSEIYPAFLAFLKSTFKLGLIENSRFYYWKTFIKTIIKNPKSIITYITLTIYGYHFKKSYEINLKRNLIKTNF, encoded by the coding sequence ATGTATATATTATCATATGTAACATTTAAGAAAAATATAACTCTTATAATAGCAGATTTTATTTTTATAAGTGCTATGCTTGTTCAAAAAGATTCCTTAGATAGTATATTAAAGAGGATTAAAAAATTTAATAAAAAAATAGTTGCAGGAGGTCCACTTTTTACAACTGCCTTTGTTGATTATCCAGATATAGATTCAATTGTAATAGGTGAGGGGGAATTAATTATGCCACAATTAATTCAAGATATCTTAAATAATGAACTTAAACACATTTATAAACAAGAAGAAAAACCTGATTTAAGGTTTGTTCCATTGCCAAAATGGGATTTAATTAATTTTAAAAATTATGCATCAATGTCAATTCAATATTCAAGAGGATGTCCATTTGATTGTGAATTTTGCGATATTGTTTTAATAAACGGAAGAATACCAAGAACAAAAACACCTGAACAGATGATAAAGGAGTTTGATGTATTATATGAAAAAAAGTGGAGAGGCTCAGTTTTTATTGTTGATGATAACTTTATAGGAAATAAAAAAAATGTTAAAGAAATGCTTAAGTATTTAATAGATTGGCAAAAGGAAAAACATTTCCCTTTCAATCTTTTTACTGAAACATCAATTAATCTTACTGATGATAATGAACTTATGGATTTAATGATTGAAGCAAATTTTAATAAAGTTTTTATTGGAATTGAAACACCTGATGAGGAAAGTTTAAAAGAGGCTAATAAAATACAAAATACTAAAAGAAATTTAATTGATGATATAAAAATTTTACAAAAAAGAGGATTTGAGGTTATGGGTGGGTTTATAATTGGTTTTGATAATGATGATGTTTCAATTTTTGATAAAATGAAAAAATTTGTTCAAAAAAGTGGTATAGTAACAGCGATGGTAGGAATTTTGAATGTTCTTCCAGAAACAAAACTTTTTTATAGATTAAGGAAAGAAAATAGAATTTTAAATATAAGTAGTGGTAATAATACAGATTTTCTTGTTAATTTTATTCCTAAAAGGTTAAGTAAGGAAAAATTGATTGAAGGATATAAAAACATAATCAATGATTTATATTCTTATAAAGAATTTTATCAAAGAGTTTGGAATTTTATAAAAAATTATAAACCAAAAAATAAACATAAAATTTGTTTATCTGAAATTTATCCCGCTTTTTTAGCCTTTTTAAAATCAACATTTAAATTGGGACTAATTGAAAATTCAAGATTTTATTATTGGAAAACCTTTATAAAAACTATTATAAAAAATCCAAAATCAATAATAACTTACATCACATTAACAATTTATGGTTATCATTTTAAAAAAAGTTATGAAATAAATTTAAAAAGAAATTTAATCAAAACAAATTTTTAG
- the rpmB gene encoding 50S ribosomal protein L28 — MARRCDICGKGPMSGNNVSHSNRKTRRVWRPNLHKVTKLVNGKLLRLNVCSKCYKKLDELIATRL, encoded by the coding sequence ATGGCAAGAAGATGTGATATTTGTGGAAAAGGGCCAATGAGTGGAAACAATGTTTCCCACTCAAATAGAAAAACAAGAAGAGTTTGGAGACCAAACTTACATAAAGTTACTAAATTGGTAAATGGAAAACTTCTTAGACTTAATGTTTGTTCAAAATGTTATAAGAAACTTGATGAACTTATAGCGACTCGCTTATAG
- a CDS encoding thiamine diphosphokinase: MENLKRAIVILNGNLSTQYDEYKKRVKNRPFIVTCNGGYLNSIKLNIEPDLIIGDLDSINEVEFKNKIIFPKEKDKSDSELAVDYLIERGFKEIEFWGAIGERIDHTLFNISLLIKIHKEGGKGLIFHPPCFIFIINKYYKFQKRNCGIVSFYPLTFEIKNLKIKNFKYELDSKNIYLGSSITLSNEFIGKEGEVQFDEGLLLAISESL; the protein is encoded by the coding sequence TTGGAGAATTTAAAAAGAGCAATTGTTATCTTAAATGGAAATCTATCTACTCAATATGATGAATATAAAAAAAGAGTAAAAAATAGACCATTTATAGTTACATGCAATGGTGGTTATTTAAATTCTATTAAACTTAATATTGAACCAGATTTAATAATTGGAGATCTTGATTCTATAAATGAGGTTGAATTTAAAAATAAAATAATTTTTCCAAAAGAAAAAGATAAAAGTGATTCTGAACTTGCTGTTGATTATTTAATTGAAAGAGGTTTTAAAGAAATTGAATTTTGGGGTGCTATTGGAGAAAGAATTGATCATACTCTATTCAACATTTCTCTTCTAATAAAAATTCACAAGGAGGGTGGGAAAGGATTAATCTTTCACCCTCCTTGTTTTATTTTTATAATTAATAAATATTATAAATTTCAAAAAAGAAATTGTGGAATTGTCTCTTTTTATCCTTTAACTTTTGAAATAAAAAATTTAAAGATCAAAAATTTTAAATATGAACTTGATAGTAAAAATATTTACTTAGGAAGTTCAATAACACTAAGTAATGAATTCATTGGAAAAGAAGGAGAAGTTCAATTTGATGAAGGCCTTCTCCTTGCTATAAGCGAGTCGCTATAA
- the thiT gene encoding energy-coupled thiamine transporter ThiT produces MKVKFLSIKEITEIGILSALGLLLAYLSKIFFQMPQGGNIGLDMIPVFFLSLKRGIKSGIILGAIVGFLLLLTDYFVIHPFQLLLDYPFAHMALGLAGLSVFKNRYWILGVIVGAFGRFIFHYISGILYFTQFAPKGMNVHFYVASYILSHLIPGTIVAILVLYLLRRRKEIWRI; encoded by the coding sequence ATGAAAGTTAAATTTTTGTCTATTAAAGAAATAACTGAAATAGGAATTTTGAGTGCATTAGGTTTACTTCTTGCATATTTAAGTAAAATTTTCTTTCAAATGCCACAGGGTGGAAATATTGGCCTTGATATGATACCTGTTTTCTTTTTGTCCCTTAAAAGAGGCATTAAAAGTGGAATAATTTTAGGAGCAATAGTAGGGTTCCTTTTATTATTGACAGATTATTTTGTTATTCATCCATTCCAACTTTTACTTGATTATCCATTTGCTCATATGGCTCTGGGTTTAGCAGGACTTTCTGTTTTTAAAAATAGATATTGGATTTTAGGAGTAATTGTTGGTGCATTTGGAAGATTTATTTTCCATTATATTTCAGGAATTCTATATTTTACTCAATTTGCGCCTAAAGGAATGAATGTCCACTTTTATGTAGCATCTTATATACTATCTCATCTTATACCTGGAACTATTGTTGCAATTCTTGTATTATATCTATTAAGGAGAAGAAAAGAAATTTGGAGAATTTAA
- the thiT gene encoding energy-coupled thiamine transporter ThiT — MQNFFEAFNEFFSNPTVHTIIMVIMIILSALFLGIVLRRKERLTSRQIAEIGLALALSTILSEIKISGFWAQGGSVTAASLVPIMIIAFRYGGKIGLTVAIIHGLIQLIIGPYVVHPIQLLLDYPIAFGMVGLCGFFPKNKILGITIGLLGRFLMHFISGIIYFAQYAPEGWNPAYYSFIYNISYIAPEIIISIIVFKLAGERLVEILKQTA; from the coding sequence ATGCAAAACTTTTTCGAAGCATTTAATGAATTTTTTTCAAATCCAACTGTTCACACAATTATTATGGTTATTATGATCATTCTTTCAGCTCTTTTTTTAGGAATTGTTTTAAGAAGAAAAGAAAGATTAACTTCAAGACAAATTGCAGAAATTGGTCTTGCTCTAGCATTATCAACAATTCTTTCAGAGATTAAAATTTCTGGGTTTTGGGCACAAGGTGGATCTGTAACGGCTGCATCTCTTGTTCCAATTATGATTATTGCATTTAGATATGGAGGAAAAATTGGATTAACTGTTGCAATTATTCACGGTTTAATACAATTAATAATTGGTCCTTATGTTGTTCACCCAATTCAACTTTTACTTGATTATCCAATTGCTTTTGGAATGGTTGGTTTATGTGGATTTTTCCCAAAAAACAAAATTTTAGGTATTACAATTGGACTTTTAGGAAGATTTTTAATGCATTTTATTTCAGGTATTATTTACTTTGCTCAATATGCACCAGAAGGTTGGAATCCAGCATATTATTCTTTTATTTATAATATCTCATATATTGCTCCAGAAATTATAATTTCAATTATAGTTTTTAAACTGGCTGGAGAGAGATTAGTAGAAATTTTAAAACAAACAGCATAA
- a CDS encoding N-acetyltransferase: MRKNPPEKVSEDKVCFDVSEIEPILSGPSLHLKPWIPKAIKLSTGEMMLIREAKLEEAPLLLSYLRKFLDIDHDFYDIVGARVYAEVLGWYRNRLKDPYTLLGIIDGKVVGFANGRLMNKDINISLHTMAFRRGGKIGAIMYYAKTWYAFEILGNKEFWATYESYNGWKRWGVGMAQPSYPWPEYQHELGGARVYYVTKEYWDAVVKNYIRDMVGADFEEPTEELIKKNEKIYMPETLEE, encoded by the coding sequence ATGAGAAAGAATCCACCCGAGAAGGTTAGTGAAGATAAGGTATGTTTTGATGTTTCTGAAATAGAACCAATATTATCTGGGCCATCTCTTCATCTCAAACCATGGATACCAAAAGCAATTAAACTTTCAACTGGAGAAATGATGTTAATAAGAGAGGCAAAATTAGAAGAGGCACCACTTCTTTTAAGTTATCTTAGAAAATTTTTAGATATTGATCATGATTTTTATGATATTGTTGGAGCAAGAGTTTATGCAGAAGTTCTTGGTTGGTATAGAAACAGATTAAAGGATCCATATACTCTTCTTGGAATTATTGATGGAAAAGTTGTTGGTTTTGCAAATGGAAGGTTAATGAATAAAGATATTAATATTTCACTTCACACAATGGCATTTAGACGTGGAGGAAAAATTGGTGCTATAATGTATTACGCAAAAACCTGGTATGCTTTTGAAATTTTAGGAAATAAAGAGTTTTGGGCCACATATGAAAGTTATAATGGATGGAAAAGATGGGGAGTTGGTATGGCACAACCTTCTTATCCTTGGCCAGAATATCAACATGAATTAGGTGGTGCAAGAGTTTACTATGTAACAAAAGAATATTGGGACGCAGTTGTTAAAAATTACATTAGAGATATGGTTGGCGCAGATTTTGAAGAGCCAACAGAAGAATTGATTAAAAAGAATGAAAAAATTTACATGCCAGAAACTCTTGAAGAGTAA
- the rbfA gene encoding 30S ribosome-binding factor RbfA: MKGLRPEKLKKMVKEEVSLILREKIQDPRLREKYLTVTDVEFSSDLKHVNIYIYVHNKDEVEIVFSGLKSAAKFIQEEIGKDLKLRYTPIVHFKEDKTLDRGMKVIEILNKIKDEEDNRDNKES, translated from the coding sequence ATGAAAGGATTAAGACCTGAGAAACTCAAAAAGATGGTTAAAGAAGAAGTATCACTCATTTTAAGAGAAAAGATACAAGATCCAAGGCTAAGAGAAAAATATTTGACTGTAACAGATGTTGAATTTTCATCTGATTTAAAACATGTAAACATATATATTTATGTTCATAATAAAGATGAAGTAGAGATTGTTTTTTCTGGATTAAAATCTGCAGCAAAATTTATTCAAGAAGAGATTGGTAAAGATTTAAAATTAAGATATACACCAATTGTTCATTTTAAAGAAGATAAAACTCTTGATAGAGGAATGAAAGTAATCGAGATTCTTAATAAGATAAAAGATGAAGAAGATAATAGAGACAATAAAGAATCATAA
- a CDS encoding bifunctional oligoribonuclease/PAP phosphatase NrnA: MKKIIETIKNHKRFLLISHENPDGDAVGSILGLYFGLKKLKKFVIPVLPDPVPKIYSFLNGANDIKNDFELDEIEVAIVLDCADIGRVENLKKKLMMIPYKINIDHHPSNFSFGEINYIDPKSSSTSEIVLKLLTRLKVEIDKDISFALYTGLLTDTGGFRFANTNLKTLKAATFLVKNGADPFYISEMVYSMKPLKALKLLGRALEKLKKENGIVYSILTLEDFKEFGAEEEDAEGIVEYLNKSNEANIAILFKQKFNGSYKVSLRSKGDIDVKDIALKFGGGGHMNAAGFDVKDEPLNVINKILLELKIK, from the coding sequence ATGAAGAAGATAATAGAGACAATAAAGAATCATAAAAGATTTTTGCTTATATCTCATGAAAATCCAGATGGTGATGCTGTAGGTTCTATTTTAGGACTCTATTTTGGTTTAAAAAAACTTAAAAAGTTTGTTATTCCTGTATTACCAGATCCAGTTCCAAAAATTTACTCATTTTTAAATGGTGCTAATGATATAAAAAATGATTTTGAATTAGATGAAATTGAAGTTGCAATAGTTCTTGATTGTGCTGATATTGGTAGGGTAGAAAACCTTAAAAAAAAATTAATGATGATTCCTTACAAGATTAATATTGATCATCATCCCTCAAATTTTTCATTTGGTGAAATAAATTATATTGACCCAAAATCTTCGTCAACATCTGAGATTGTCTTGAAATTATTAACAAGATTAAAAGTTGAAATAGATAAAGATATATCTTTTGCACTTTACACTGGTCTATTAACAGATACTGGTGGATTTAGATTTGCAAATACAAATTTAAAAACTTTAAAAGCAGCAACTTTTCTTGTTAAAAATGGCGCAGATCCTTTTTATATCTCAGAAATGGTTTATAGTATGAAACCTTTAAAGGCACTTAAACTTCTTGGAAGAGCACTTGAAAAACTTAAAAAGGAAAATGGAATAGTTTATTCAATATTAACTCTTGAGGATTTTAAAGAATTTGGTGCAGAAGAAGAAGATGCAGAAGGTATAGTTGAATATTTAAATAAATCAAATGAAGCAAATATTGCTATTTTATTTAAACAAAAATTTAATGGCTCTTACAAAGTAAGTTTAAGAAGCAAAGGTGATATAGATGTTAAGGATATTGCTTTAAAATTTGGAGGGGGTGGGCATATGAATGCTGCTGGATTTGATGTTAAAGATGAACCATTGAATGTAATTAATAAAATTTTATTGGAGTTAAAAATTAAATGA